Proteins encoded within one genomic window of Setaria italica strain Yugu1 chromosome IV, Setaria_italica_v2.0, whole genome shotgun sequence:
- the LOC101772829 gene encoding RING-H2 finger protein ATL39 yields the protein MQLAVSPDSLLLFCSVTASAAAAFALISLYRHLARRRAGPSADGGLALAASSAAAAGGGEGDESEELLPLSAAAASLPAFMYSRLVRHSGKGAAGWTECAVCLGAIQVGAMVKLLPACGHVYHRDCIDLWLSSRSTCPLCRCRVGGDAAAPGQEPSRQLAQPSSA from the coding sequence ATGCAACTTGCGGTGTCACCAGacagcctcctcctcttctgctcGGTCacggcgtcggccgccgccgccttcgcgcTCATCTCGCTGTACAGGCACCTCGCTCGCCGGCGAGCCGGGCCATCAGCGGACGGCGGCCTCGCCCTCGCGGCGagctcagcggcggcagcgggaggaGGCGAAGGCGATGAGTCGGAGGAGCTCCTGCCGctgagcgccgcggcggcgagcctcCCAGCGTTCATGTACAGCCGGCTGGTCAGGCACAGCGGCAAGGGCGCGGCGGGTTGGACCGAGTGCGCCGTCTGCCTCGGCGCCATCCAGGTCGGCGCCATGGTGAAGCTGCTGCCGGCGTGCGGCCATGTCTACCACCGCGACTGCATCGACCTCTGGCTGTCGTCGCGCTCCACGTGCCCGCTCTGCCGGTGCAgggtcggcggcgacgccgcaGCACCCGGCCAGGAGCCAAGCCGGCAGCTCGCTCAACCTTCTTCAGCATAG
- the LOC101772144 gene encoding PLASMODESMATA CALLOSE-BINDING PROTEIN 5 isoform X1, with protein MPAPSPPLLLLLAPILLLAPRASAGAAAGVGVSGGGQLWCVAKNNAEDGALQSAIDWACSADGGRADCTAIQQGGACYDPPDLQRHASYAFNDYFLRAGGAASPAACDFSGAAALTALNPSHGSCVFPSSTSPKNGSFTGTTTYGASGTDLSYNSSWKPNSWSWLLHISLFVMLSFVTHL; from the exons ATGCCGgcgccctcccctcccctcctcctgctcctcgctCCCATCCTCCTGCTCGCCCCGCGCgcatccgccggcgccgccgcgggggtcGGGGTGAGCGGCGGGGGCCAGCTCTGGTGCGTTGCCAAGAACAACGCTGAGGACGGCGCGCTGCAGAGCGCCATCGACTGGGCGTGCAgcgccgacggcggccgcgccgaCTGCACCGCCATCCAGCAGGGTGGCGCCTGCTACGACCCGCCCGACCTCCAGCGCCACGCTTCCTACGCCTTCAACGACTACTtcctccgcgccggcggcgctgccagccccgccgcctgcgacttctccggcgccgccgcgctcacCGCGCTGAACCCCA GTCATGGGAGCTGCGTGTTTCCTTCCAG CACTTCCCCAAAAAATGGCAGCTTTACAGGAACAACAACCTACGGTGCGAGTGGTACAGATTTAAGCTACAATTCTTCTTGGAAACCCAACTCCTGGTCGTGGCTCTTACATATCTCTTTATTTGTAATGCTTTCGTTTGTCACACATTTGTGA
- the LOC101772144 gene encoding PLASMODESMATA CALLOSE-BINDING PROTEIN 5 isoform X2: MPAPSPPLLLLLAPILLLAPRASAGAAAGVGVSGGGQLWCVAKNNAEDGALQSAIDWACSADGGRADCTAIQQGGACYDPPDLQRHASYAFNDYFLRAGGAASPAACDFSGAAALTALNPSHGSCVFPSRHGLAR, encoded by the exons ATGCCGgcgccctcccctcccctcctcctgctcctcgctCCCATCCTCCTGCTCGCCCCGCGCgcatccgccggcgccgccgcgggggtcGGGGTGAGCGGCGGGGGCCAGCTCTGGTGCGTTGCCAAGAACAACGCTGAGGACGGCGCGCTGCAGAGCGCCATCGACTGGGCGTGCAgcgccgacggcggccgcgccgaCTGCACCGCCATCCAGCAGGGTGGCGCCTGCTACGACCCGCCCGACCTCCAGCGCCACGCTTCCTACGCCTTCAACGACTACTtcctccgcgccggcggcgctgccagccccgccgcctgcgacttctccggcgccgccgcgctcacCGCGCTGAACCCCA GTCATGGGAGCTGCGTGTTTCCTTCCAG ACATGGACTTGCAAGGTAG